One part of the Bdellovibrio sp. KM01 genome encodes these proteins:
- a CDS encoding anion permease, producing the protein MNKDQEMNYKAWLAVVILGGLIWITPPPAGLKEGAWHLFAIFISAIFGIVIKAATMGSISMISIALVAALQLRAPGDISQSVKLALSGFGNGTIWMITIAFFISRGFIKTGLGKRIAYWFIVKLGGTPLGIAYGLAFSDLVLAPATPSNTARAGGILMPIMKSISMGFGSDPADPKTHRRMGAYLTLNSYYANLLGAAMFITGTASNSMCQKFAKDLGVEISWGSWAMAALVPGLVCLALTPWLLFKIYPPELKDTRSVQQETKGKLKELGAVTRNEWLMVVAFVMLLVMWIFGPQLKIDATVGAMIGLSFLLLSGVLTWEDVKGEKGAWDTMVWFSALVMMAEGLNQLGFVSWFSGIVKGELGHLPWYWAFPAVILVYFYTRYLFASATAHVAAMYSAMLAVALAVGIEGKLVALMLGFTGSLSGVLTHYAHGPAPILYGVGYVDLKDWWRIGFIFSVVYIIIWMGLGAVWWKILGIY; encoded by the coding sequence ATGAATAAAGATCAGGAAATGAACTATAAGGCCTGGCTCGCGGTGGTTATTTTAGGCGGTCTTATTTGGATCACTCCTCCCCCTGCCGGCCTAAAAGAAGGTGCTTGGCATTTGTTTGCGATCTTTATTTCAGCGATCTTTGGAATCGTTATCAAAGCCGCGACTATGGGAAGTATTTCGATGATTTCAATTGCCTTGGTGGCGGCCCTCCAGTTGCGCGCCCCGGGTGATATTTCTCAATCAGTGAAGCTAGCTTTAAGTGGATTCGGCAACGGCACCATCTGGATGATCACCATCGCCTTTTTTATTTCTCGCGGGTTTATAAAAACTGGTTTGGGAAAACGAATTGCCTATTGGTTCATCGTAAAACTTGGCGGCACACCTTTGGGTATTGCTTATGGTTTAGCCTTTTCAGATTTGGTTTTGGCGCCAGCCACCCCAAGCAACACCGCTCGTGCCGGTGGTATCTTGATGCCAATCATGAAATCCATCTCGATGGGATTTGGTTCTGATCCTGCCGATCCTAAAACTCACCGTCGGATGGGCGCATATTTAACTTTGAATTCTTATTATGCCAATCTCCTAGGTGCGGCGATGTTCATCACAGGAACCGCCTCCAACTCCATGTGCCAGAAGTTTGCAAAAGACTTGGGCGTGGAAATTTCCTGGGGTAGCTGGGCGATGGCGGCCTTGGTGCCGGGACTTGTTTGTTTGGCTTTGACCCCTTGGCTGCTTTTTAAAATTTATCCCCCGGAATTAAAAGACACGCGTTCTGTGCAACAAGAAACCAAAGGAAAACTGAAAGAACTGGGAGCAGTGACTCGAAACGAATGGTTGATGGTGGTTGCGTTCGTGATGCTTTTGGTGATGTGGATTTTCGGACCACAATTGAAAATCGATGCGACTGTGGGTGCGATGATTGGCCTTTCCTTCTTATTGCTAAGCGGAGTTTTAACTTGGGAAGATGTAAAAGGTGAAAAAGGCGCGTGGGATACGATGGTGTGGTTTTCAGCTCTCGTTATGATGGCCGAAGGGTTGAATCAACTGGGATTCGTCAGTTGGTTTAGCGGCATCGTGAAAGGCGAGCTGGGTCATCTGCCATGGTATTGGGCTTTTCCCGCGGTGATCCTGGTTTACTTCTATACGCGCTATTTATTTGCGAGCGCAACAGCCCATGTCGCTGCGATGTATTCTGCGATGCTCGCGGTCGCTCTTGCGGTCGGCATTGAAGGAAAATTAGTTGCCTTGATGTTGGGATTTACGGGGTCTCTTTCTGGAGTATTGACCCACTATGCGCATGGACCGGCTCCTATATTATATGGGGTGGGCTATGTTGATTTGAAAGATTGGTGGAGAATTGGTTTCATTTTCTCTGTCGTTTACATCATTATCTGGATGGGACTGGGCGCTGTTTGGTGGAAAATCCTAGGGATTTACTAG
- a CDS encoding S8 family serine peptidase translates to MTQVKTKSRVMMLSLAVILALPSCKTGPSQDPRDTFWNGRFPRQLEWMRSQVRELSQKERDAIVIRQEKDARRTDLLRVGVIDSGVDIAHKDLQAQIDYRIVDGRVAGAGIDVMGGGPSGTHVMVDPTLFSFGAREIKNGLIVEPVESPLQLIKQSNDIFVEHFYALLQNDPELKESLFAQLPKESLSLRGALEVTKLVKIEDHISTYGKEKPYSLEELKTNKAFDFYTGPDSYVPKMIKYASRMEHGKRFYEAMKEALEVTDQKTGLNKNIANLVTYLKIQQAQAALPVDRGDAIRTLDPAFNMVLWGADAFDPLTQLERKIKASDRWNDKTPVEVVESIISENKPRYEQLLKDLSLKKDEREAVRNAIKNIEKLRPLAQTLQNIQKDPEAYKKMKSDLRRYVIRTQHPYLAPDSNSNSHATHVSGVIAHQNEDIRIVPLRVTTGPIGLSPARQKMITDQYISEFHNWIQLPIVAELMNVISKEYSGMKMTPKRAESILRDYLQTTKGTLDAVFINDVVKAVEAAGAEQLKLANVSLGTTFKKDHNLDKKHESMVNDLFSEFVRYKIGQTMNEKAPGTLFVVATGNDGGWLDGVTKAGFPVGITSTRFLEISQRKGFKDTPNNAVKNILAVGSVNVNGTLTAFTNILIDPKVPQIFSTGEEIYSSVPAKSSEATLNMVSGQFKGVAEAQSLVGKTFENLEIMEKIKAQANAFETTSMIDSLQQSIALKIHLDAPLGRQNMSGTSMATPTVTGILANYLVKKMEKERISSKDAYLHPSMMPEQVVKDVMAMAKVSPHSQVITIKMLTEGIKKWGTAKEATIQASKAKEIFHPKPTGTGSVVRCEVVFR, encoded by the coding sequence ATGACACAAGTGAAAACGAAAAGCCGCGTGATGATGCTATCGTTGGCCGTTATCCTGGCACTACCTTCGTGCAAAACCGGTCCTTCACAAGATCCTCGCGATACTTTTTGGAATGGCAGATTCCCCCGCCAACTTGAATGGATGCGCAGTCAAGTGCGCGAGCTTTCCCAAAAAGAACGTGATGCCATCGTGATCCGTCAAGAAAAAGATGCACGCAGAACGGATCTATTACGAGTTGGTGTTATCGATAGCGGAGTCGATATTGCACATAAAGACCTCCAAGCACAAATTGACTATCGTATCGTCGACGGCAGAGTCGCTGGCGCCGGTATTGACGTCATGGGGGGAGGCCCTTCGGGAACTCACGTGATGGTGGATCCAACCCTCTTTTCATTTGGCGCAAGAGAAATCAAAAATGGCTTAATTGTTGAACCCGTCGAAAGCCCACTTCAATTGATTAAACAGTCCAACGATATTTTCGTCGAGCATTTCTATGCACTCCTGCAAAATGATCCAGAATTAAAGGAAAGTCTTTTTGCTCAACTTCCTAAAGAAAGTCTGTCTTTGCGAGGTGCTTTGGAAGTGACAAAGTTAGTAAAGATTGAAGACCATATTTCGACCTACGGAAAAGAAAAACCGTACTCACTTGAAGAACTGAAAACCAATAAAGCGTTCGATTTCTATACGGGACCTGATAGCTATGTTCCAAAAATGATCAAATACGCTTCAAGAATGGAGCATGGAAAAAGATTTTATGAAGCCATGAAAGAAGCCTTGGAGGTTACGGATCAAAAGACCGGACTTAACAAGAACATTGCGAATCTTGTGACCTACCTGAAAATTCAACAGGCTCAAGCAGCTCTACCAGTTGACCGCGGTGATGCCATCAGAACATTAGATCCTGCCTTTAACATGGTTCTGTGGGGCGCTGACGCTTTTGATCCATTGACGCAGCTTGAACGCAAAATCAAAGCGAGCGACCGTTGGAACGATAAAACTCCTGTCGAAGTTGTGGAAAGTATCATTTCGGAAAACAAGCCTCGTTATGAACAACTTCTCAAAGACCTTTCCTTAAAAAAGGATGAGCGAGAAGCCGTTCGTAATGCTATCAAAAATATTGAAAAACTAAGACCCTTGGCGCAAACACTTCAGAATATCCAAAAAGATCCTGAAGCGTATAAAAAAATGAAATCGGATCTGCGTCGTTATGTGATTCGCACACAACATCCGTATTTGGCCCCGGATAGCAATTCCAACAGTCACGCAACCCATGTATCGGGCGTGATTGCTCATCAAAATGAAGATATTCGTATCGTCCCTCTTCGCGTGACTACGGGCCCGATTGGCTTGTCCCCGGCAAGACAGAAAATGATTACGGATCAGTATATTTCGGAATTTCACAACTGGATTCAGCTACCGATCGTCGCTGAGCTGATGAATGTTATCAGTAAAGAATATTCAGGAATGAAAATGACGCCAAAGCGGGCCGAGTCCATTTTAAGAGACTACCTACAAACAACTAAGGGAACCTTGGATGCGGTTTTCATCAATGACGTCGTTAAGGCCGTTGAAGCCGCTGGAGCGGAACAACTGAAATTAGCGAATGTTTCACTGGGTACGACTTTCAAAAAAGATCACAATCTCGACAAAAAGCACGAATCCATGGTGAATGATCTGTTTTCAGAGTTTGTTCGCTATAAAATTGGTCAAACGATGAACGAAAAAGCACCAGGCACTTTATTTGTTGTAGCCACCGGTAATGACGGTGGCTGGTTGGATGGCGTGACCAAAGCTGGATTCCCAGTGGGTATTACATCCACGCGCTTCTTGGAAATTTCTCAACGAAAAGGTTTTAAAGATACTCCAAACAATGCTGTTAAGAACATCTTGGCAGTAGGAAGTGTTAACGTAAATGGTACACTGACAGCATTTACAAATATTTTGATCGATCCGAAAGTCCCACAAATTTTCTCAACGGGCGAGGAAATCTATTCTTCGGTTCCGGCGAAATCTTCTGAAGCCACATTAAATATGGTTAGCGGTCAATTCAAAGGCGTTGCAGAAGCTCAAAGTCTCGTTGGCAAGACCTTTGAAAATCTAGAGATCATGGAAAAAATTAAGGCTCAAGCCAATGCCTTCGAAACAACTTCTATGATCGATTCACTGCAACAGTCGATAGCTCTTAAAATCCATTTAGACGCGCCATTGGGTCGTCAAAACATGTCAGGCACCTCTATGGCAACCCCGACCGTGACGGGCATCTTGGCTAACTATCTGGTTAAGAAAATGGAAAAAGAGCGTATTTCCTCCAAAGATGCTTATTTGCACCCAAGCATGATGCCAGAACAAGTGGTCAAAGACGTGATGGCGATGGCGAAAGTCAGCCCCCACTCTCAGGTGATCACAATTAAAATGCTTACGGAAGGCATTAAAAAATGGGGCACGGCTAAAGAAGCGACGATTCAGGCAAGTAAAGCCAAAGAGATCTTTCACCCGAAGCCTACTGGTACAGGCTCTGTCGTACGCTGCGAGGTCGTGTTCAGATAA
- a CDS encoding phospholipid scramblase-related protein has translation MSLLEALKDQNQLIIRQRKELAELIGFETRNKYEICDQNGQVIGFCAEQQKGFLGLLIRQFLGHWRSFELHFFDNQRQQVFTVKHPFKIFFQRLEVFSTRGQYIGALQQRFGIFRKKFDIETPQGRVIMKMESGFLQFWTFPIFKNSQEAAVIRKKWSGLFKEAFMDADNFQVEFGRADLSEEERSLILASAIFIDLQYFERKANS, from the coding sequence ATGTCATTGCTGGAAGCTCTTAAAGACCAAAATCAATTGATCATTCGTCAGCGCAAGGAATTGGCGGAGTTGATTGGTTTTGAGACTCGCAATAAGTATGAGATTTGTGATCAAAACGGGCAGGTGATTGGCTTCTGCGCTGAACAACAAAAGGGCTTTTTAGGGCTTTTAATCAGGCAGTTTTTGGGCCACTGGCGCAGCTTTGAACTGCATTTCTTTGATAATCAACGGCAGCAAGTCTTTACAGTAAAACATCCTTTTAAAATCTTCTTTCAACGTCTGGAAGTCTTCTCTACGCGGGGGCAGTATATTGGGGCTCTTCAGCAGCGTTTTGGTATTTTTCGTAAAAAGTTTGATATCGAAACACCGCAAGGCCGAGTGATCATGAAAATGGAGTCGGGCTTTTTGCAGTTTTGGACATTTCCTATCTTTAAAAACTCCCAAGAGGCTGCGGTTATCAGAAAGAAATGGTCAGGCTTATTTAAAGAGGCCTTTATGGATGCAGATAACTTCCAAGTAGAGTTCGGTCGCGCTGATTTGAGCGAAGAAGAACGCAGTTTGATCCTGGCTTCAGCGATTTTCATCGATCTTCAATACTTCGAAAGAAAAGCGAACTCGTAA
- the pgaB gene encoding poly-beta-1,6-N-acetyl-D-glucosamine N-deacetylase PgaB, producing the protein MTSVQDVNLLNLMLKSARFLISSLALLCGAVATAQVLNAPAMTSAPPNSFAVLCYHDVSTGFVGNEFSIRKKDLVDQFDYLKAHYNVVSLQDIIDANHGKKTLPPKAVLITVDDGLASFYDNVYPLLKQYKYPAVFAVVTKWTEDGAAPDYGFKDSNPKMANWKQLKEMQKSGLVEVVSHTHDLHQGQVFNPQGNQAAVAGYFKYDPTTKTYQSEEEFVSRVQADLKKSNEALKKHLGKDNTVVVWPYGQSNGLSRKAAEDAGMKIQMSLRPGLNNASDISHIGRGLVMSTMEIPQFATVLENAFNDQFPMRMIRVDIDSFWKNTESETEQGLGDLLEKGLALGPSAVLIKAISDSGDAYFATDKMKMRGDYLNRTAHTMKNRARVAYAYAQFPQSFVKNTALATAAIRDMAKFTDLDGVFFEVSPKDNLEELPLQTLISTAQSIRPRWKFGIIGQQPLNPNMFDYVMLTSAQLEKAKALPGAGIIPAKEVVSLPKDYKSDAAHLIAQGYLNLYYDVNFKGFEPDAEFTNLFSVIKSVPQHKGEAK; encoded by the coding sequence ATGACTTCCGTCCAAGACGTGAACTTACTAAATTTGATGCTGAAATCAGCCCGATTTCTTATCTCATCGCTTGCCCTGCTTTGTGGTGCTGTTGCGACAGCTCAAGTCCTGAACGCTCCCGCAATGACATCCGCTCCACCAAATTCCTTTGCAGTTCTTTGTTACCATGACGTCAGCACGGGCTTTGTCGGCAACGAGTTCAGCATCCGCAAAAAAGATCTGGTCGACCAATTCGACTATCTGAAAGCCCACTATAATGTCGTAAGTCTGCAAGACATCATTGATGCCAACCATGGCAAAAAAACTCTGCCACCGAAAGCCGTTCTGATCACGGTGGATGATGGCTTGGCTTCATTTTATGACAATGTTTATCCGTTGCTAAAACAGTATAAGTACCCGGCAGTTTTCGCTGTCGTGACGAAATGGACTGAAGACGGTGCTGCTCCCGATTACGGATTTAAAGATTCCAATCCCAAAATGGCAAACTGGAAGCAGCTTAAAGAAATGCAGAAATCAGGCTTGGTAGAGGTTGTCTCTCATACTCATGACCTGCATCAAGGCCAAGTTTTTAATCCTCAAGGTAACCAGGCGGCTGTGGCTGGATATTTCAAATATGATCCAACGACTAAGACCTATCAATCTGAAGAGGAGTTTGTAAGCCGCGTTCAAGCCGATCTTAAAAAGAGCAACGAGGCACTTAAGAAACACTTAGGAAAAGACAATACGGTCGTCGTTTGGCCTTACGGTCAATCCAATGGTCTGTCACGCAAAGCTGCAGAGGACGCTGGTATGAAAATCCAGATGAGCCTGCGTCCGGGCCTTAACAACGCCAGTGATATTTCTCACATCGGTCGGGGTCTTGTGATGTCGACAATGGAGATCCCGCAATTTGCGACGGTTCTGGAAAATGCCTTTAATGATCAATTCCCAATGCGCATGATCCGCGTAGACATTGATAGCTTCTGGAAAAATACTGAATCTGAAACCGAACAAGGTTTGGGTGATTTATTGGAAAAGGGTCTTGCCCTGGGTCCAAGCGCTGTTTTAATCAAAGCGATTTCTGATTCTGGTGACGCTTACTTTGCGACAGACAAAATGAAAATGCGTGGCGATTACCTGAATCGCACAGCACACACAATGAAAAATCGCGCGCGCGTTGCTTATGCGTATGCGCAGTTCCCTCAGTCCTTCGTAAAAAACACAGCGCTGGCGACAGCCGCGATTCGTGACATGGCTAAATTTACTGATTTGGATGGCGTCTTTTTTGAGGTATCTCCGAAAGACAACCTGGAAGAGCTGCCGCTACAAACGTTGATATCAACAGCTCAATCTATTCGCCCCCGCTGGAAGTTTGGAATCATTGGCCAACAGCCATTGAATCCCAATATGTTTGACTATGTGATGTTGACGAGCGCGCAACTGGAAAAAGCGAAAGCCTTGCCTGGAGCTGGCATTATCCCGGCCAAAGAAGTCGTGTCTTTACCAAAAGACTATAAATCAGATGCCGCTCACCTGATTGCTCAAGGTTATTTGAATTTATATTACGATGTGAACTTTAAAGGATTTGAACCGGATGCAGAGTTTACCAACCTGTTCTCGGTGATTAAAAGCGTCCCTCAACACAAGGGAGAGGCAAAATGA
- the pgaC gene encoding poly-beta-1,6-N-acetyl-D-glucosamine synthase translates to MIISYLPAILKFLFLVIPFMLPMIWIMGAFVFYFKRERKRLELTEFSDQPYTILIPCYNEENCAEATIRSLDHLPADKCEIIAINDGSRDKTQMVLERLAMTRPHMRVINLVQNRGKAAALTLGAMASRYEFILCIDADSELDAQAPRIMLEHFRDEHVAGVTGNPRVKNRGTLVGRLQVGEFSALVGMIKRYHQTLGRLFALSGVLVMFRKSAIESIGYWDTDTVTEDVGISWKLQTSGWSLKYEPKAKCDVLMPDTLKGLWKQRLRWAQGGFEVVLKHGKSVLNSRDVGLRLILLEYIFSVTWAFMLPVTILCAVFGTNLHDINPSYAILLTGVMSFTQFLVGLFLHGRYERSTGLGFVAIWYPFAYWMINSFVLFVAIPKVLFGPKRQFSSWISPDRGGVTYAKID, encoded by the coding sequence ATGATTATTTCGTACCTGCCTGCGATTTTGAAATTCCTGTTCCTAGTTATTCCTTTCATGTTGCCAATGATCTGGATCATGGGCGCATTCGTTTTCTATTTTAAAAGAGAACGCAAACGTCTGGAGCTGACTGAGTTTTCAGACCAGCCCTACACTATTTTGATTCCTTGTTATAACGAGGAAAACTGCGCGGAAGCGACGATCCGTTCTTTGGATCACTTGCCTGCTGATAAATGCGAAATCATCGCGATCAACGATGGCAGCCGCGATAAAACGCAAATGGTTCTGGAAAGACTTGCGATGACTCGTCCCCACATGCGCGTGATCAATCTGGTTCAAAACCGTGGCAAGGCCGCCGCTTTGACTTTGGGTGCAATGGCCAGCCGTTATGAATTTATCCTATGTATCGATGCGGACTCAGAATTGGATGCTCAAGCTCCTCGCATTATGCTTGAACACTTCCGCGACGAACACGTGGCCGGCGTAACCGGTAATCCGCGCGTAAAAAATCGCGGGACATTAGTTGGTCGTTTACAGGTCGGAGAGTTCTCCGCCCTCGTAGGAATGATCAAGCGTTACCACCAGACTTTGGGTCGTTTGTTTGCGTTGTCAGGCGTCTTGGTGATGTTCCGTAAATCAGCAATCGAAAGCATCGGTTACTGGGACACGGATACTGTGACTGAAGACGTTGGTATCAGCTGGAAATTGCAAACTTCTGGTTGGTCTTTGAAATACGAACCGAAGGCAAAATGTGACGTGTTGATGCCTGACACTTTAAAGGGTTTGTGGAAGCAAAGACTTCGCTGGGCACAAGGTGGTTTTGAAGTTGTGCTTAAGCACGGCAAATCTGTATTAAACAGCCGCGACGTGGGTTTACGTTTGATACTTTTGGAATATATCTTTTCTGTGACTTGGGCCTTTATGTTGCCAGTAACGATTCTGTGCGCAGTGTTCGGAACGAACCTGCACGACATCAACCCAAGTTATGCGATTTTATTGACTGGTGTGATGAGCTTTACCCAATTCTTGGTGGGCTTATTCCTGCACGGTCGTTACGAGCGTTCAACAGGCCTGGGCTTTGTAGCCATCTGGTATCCGTTCGCTTATTGGATGATTAATAGTTTTGTTTTATTTGTGGCGATCCCGAAAGTTCTGTTTGGCCCAAAACGCCAATTCAGTTCTTGGATCAGCCCTGATCGTGGCGGAGTGACTTATGCGAAAATTGATTGA
- a CDS encoding trypsin-like serine protease codes for MKNSMYLVISVLMTLAACTNSQGNGNLAKSKARENIYDGELTREENLISKTTVLIHTGNGVCTGSLLSPTIIITAAHCVTEKKSPRTLIPAENFTILEPSNASLYSDWMRNPVPVAKVEKTIAHPIYLDLTQSTSDYDKGYDVALIKLKNPMPAKYKTVVINDSYEALTQNLIRIAGFGTHSNDAEIETSLDGRLRNGTATLNLSKITITAPIEAPGQPKEIPYLVTNRRESSILSLIKSPSDTSLCHGDSGGPVYFEKDGKINLVGVNQGMSAKAGDKNCATDGIEQTVVNLAGPSLRFVLASYKELTGESLPNKVVPAEEDPYTFEFQMKSNDLHPKNEDTNIEGLSVLHDETTGESAFMETDRAEAMCKTGKFFGNYPSLLLLIQKAKLDGKLPVTLIVTKDNVFQQLVEARIEARGDKVKTVILTPKGYLSAEMPFIKCSPSTSSK; via the coding sequence ATGAAAAATAGCATGTATTTGGTGATTTCGGTTTTGATGACCCTGGCAGCCTGTACAAACTCCCAGGGCAATGGCAATTTGGCTAAATCTAAAGCCCGTGAAAATATCTATGATGGTGAACTGACCCGCGAAGAAAACCTAATTTCAAAAACGACGGTATTAATACATACAGGCAATGGCGTCTGCACAGGCAGTTTGCTAAGCCCCACGATTATCATCACGGCGGCCCACTGTGTGACCGAAAAAAAATCTCCCCGTACTCTTATTCCTGCCGAGAATTTCACGATCCTAGAGCCCTCGAATGCCAGCCTCTATTCTGACTGGATGAGAAACCCCGTGCCTGTTGCAAAGGTCGAAAAAACCATCGCTCATCCGATTTATTTGGACTTAACTCAAAGCACTTCAGATTACGATAAGGGCTATGACGTTGCTTTGATTAAGTTGAAAAATCCGATGCCGGCGAAGTATAAAACTGTCGTGATTAATGACAGCTATGAAGCTTTAACGCAAAATCTAATTCGCATTGCGGGGTTTGGCACGCACTCCAATGATGCTGAGATAGAGACTTCACTAGACGGTCGCCTTCGTAACGGCACCGCGACCTTGAATTTAAGCAAGATTACTATCACGGCTCCGATTGAAGCCCCGGGGCAACCAAAAGAAATTCCTTATTTAGTTACCAATAGACGGGAGTCTTCGATTTTGTCTTTGATTAAAAGCCCCTCCGATACCAGTCTTTGTCACGGCGACTCGGGTGGCCCGGTGTACTTTGAAAAAGATGGCAAAATCAACTTGGTAGGCGTGAATCAGGGCATGAGTGCGAAAGCTGGCGATAAAAACTGCGCCACTGACGGTATTGAACAGACTGTCGTGAACTTGGCGGGCCCATCACTTCGCTTTGTACTGGCTTCATATAAAGAACTGACTGGCGAATCTTTACCGAACAAAGTCGTTCCCGCAGAAGAAGATCCTTATACTTTTGAATTCCAAATGAAGAGCAATGATCTTCATCCGAAAAACGAGGACACAAACATAGAAGGCTTGTCAGTTCTTCACGATGAAACGACCGGCGAGTCGGCATTTATGGAAACCGACAGAGCGGAAGCCATGTGTAAGACAGGAAAATTTTTCGGCAATTATCCGTCATTGCTGCTTTTGATTCAGAAGGCAAAGTTAGATGGAAAATTGCCTGTTACTTTGATTGTCACAAAAGACAACGTATTTCAACAGCTGGTGGAAGCACGTATTGAAGCGCGAGGTGACAAGGTCAAAACCGTTATTCTGACGCCGAAGGGATACTTATCCGCAGAAATGCCTTTCATCAAATGCAGCCCTTCAACAAGTTCCAAATAA
- a CDS encoding PAS domain-containing protein, producing the protein MDLNQKKKPIEYFNFWQIQNKMTLFSLIAVLALAALYAIGNVLLPQYRTIQFVAFIVLIPTFACFGIATCHASNLESAKAKRVYGILLERLSETEDSQLTLDRFFSISSDLMAVAGKDGLLKKVSSSLVNTLGYSEDVLLTTPFFEFIHPDDKEATRKNIDALNLGLRSIGFENRYRAADGHFRTLSWSAAADTELGVRFASARDVTEERNYQIRMQQIMDAAPFILMIKDMDGIITGCNDALAESLNVSKNQLLGQNAKNLMTAENYAVIQAQEDQVLKSQRPLTFDEVLYDHGDATTYRSTIFPIFDHAAKVVSLGKISINIKGRSGLPVLE; encoded by the coding sequence TTGGATTTAAATCAAAAGAAAAAGCCGATTGAGTATTTCAATTTTTGGCAGATTCAAAACAAAATGACTTTGTTTTCTTTGATTGCCGTTCTGGCTTTGGCAGCGCTCTATGCGATTGGCAACGTCCTTTTACCTCAATACAGGACGATTCAGTTCGTCGCCTTCATCGTGCTGATTCCAACCTTCGCCTGCTTTGGAATTGCAACCTGCCATGCCTCTAATCTTGAATCAGCGAAGGCAAAACGCGTTTACGGAATTTTGTTAGAGCGCCTTTCTGAAACTGAGGACTCACAACTGACCCTGGATCGCTTTTTTTCTATCTCCAGTGATCTGATGGCGGTCGCTGGCAAAGATGGCTTGTTGAAAAAAGTCAGCTCTTCCCTGGTAAATACCTTGGGCTACAGCGAAGATGTTTTACTCACAACCCCGTTTTTCGAATTCATTCATCCCGACGATAAAGAAGCCACTCGCAAAAATATCGATGCGCTGAATTTAGGATTGCGCTCAATTGGCTTTGAAAACCGCTACCGAGCAGCAGACGGTCATTTTCGTACACTGAGCTGGAGTGCGGCAGCTGATACAGAGCTTGGTGTTCGATTTGCATCGGCTCGCGATGTGACCGAAGAGCGCAACTATCAAATTCGCATGCAGCAGATTATGGATGCAGCTCCGTTTATTTTAATGATCAAAGATATGGATGGAATCATCACTGGCTGCAATGATGCCTTGGCGGAGTCTTTGAATGTTTCTAAAAACCAGCTTCTGGGGCAAAACGCTAAAAATTTAATGACGGCAGAAAACTATGCGGTCATTCAAGCCCAAGAAGATCAAGTGCTGAAGTCCCAACGACCTCTAACATTTGACGAAGTTTTATATGATCACGGCGACGCCACGACTTACCGTTCGACGATATTCCCGATCTTTGATCATGCAGCAAAAGTCGTCTCGCTGGGTAAGATTTCGATAAACATCAAGGGTAGATCGGGACTTCCAGTCCTTGAATGA
- a CDS encoding TIGR02147 family protein, whose product MQTAQELLKLEFDKRRERNPNFSLRAFARYLEVSPAQLSQMMTGKRTITVKTMKKMGSRLDLSPTEKSEIAQALLKDGSKHPPEAHRVKLDQDRFHVISDWYHFAILSLTRIKDSKADPRWIARRLGISVEEAHQAVLRMERMGILQTKPKFKQVGDLLDVDSEIPSEAIRKYHKQNLDLAIEKIDTVENSLRQIQSMSLPINPKKIDAFKKLIDDFLENASDLSGKSAGTEVYSLNVQFVPVTSPLEK is encoded by the coding sequence ATGCAAACAGCACAAGAGCTTCTAAAACTGGAATTTGATAAGCGCCGCGAGAGAAATCCCAATTTCTCCCTCAGGGCCTTTGCCAGATATCTGGAAGTCAGTCCTGCACAGTTGTCACAGATGATGACGGGGAAACGAACCATTACAGTAAAAACCATGAAAAAGATGGGCTCCCGCCTGGATCTCTCACCAACAGAAAAAAGCGAGATCGCCCAAGCTCTTTTAAAAGACGGCTCTAAACATCCGCCAGAGGCTCATCGGGTGAAATTAGATCAAGATCGCTTTCATGTGATTTCGGACTGGTATCACTTCGCGATCTTAAGTCTGACCCGCATCAAGGATTCCAAGGCAGACCCGCGCTGGATTGCGCGTCGTTTGGGAATCAGTGTGGAAGAGGCACACCAGGCTGTGCTTAGGATGGAGCGCATGGGGATTTTGCAGACTAAGCCCAAATTCAAGCAGGTGGGTGATTTATTGGATGTGGATTCGGAAATACCCTCTGAAGCGATCCGTAAATACCACAAACAGAATTTGGATCTGGCTATCGAGAAAATAGACACGGTCGAAAACAGTCTGCGCCAGATTCAATCCATGTCGTTGCCGATCAATCCTAAAAAGATCGATGCCTTTAAAAAGCTGATCGATGATTTCTTGGAAAATGCCTCGGACCTTTCTGGCAAGTCAGCCGGTACCGAAGTTTATAGTTTAAATGTTCAATTTGTTCCCGTGACATCCCCTTTGGAGAAATAA